The proteins below come from a single Zhouia spongiae genomic window:
- a CDS encoding ABC transporter permease: MFSRDLWKEIFETISKNRLRTFLSGFTVALGILIFVVLYGFGNGLKNTFNEFFMDDATNTFFVFAGRTSMPYKGFKSNRNIEFKNDDLDDIKQNFPMFLEYITPRISRNVLVKYKGESNNYNTRAVGPAHQYNEKTIMMSGRYINENDVLERTRYAVIGRLVEKDLFGSVNSVGKYIDLGGRAFKVIGVFQDDGGDNEERYIYIPYTTRQLIEKNTDKIDQIVLGFKQEIGYAGAMAFEKSLNKFLKEKHNISPEDQRAIFIRNVADQLKQNQQFAGVLQLIVLFVAFGTIIAGVIGISNIMVFIVKERTKEIGVRKALGATPRAVISMILLEAVFITTIAGYIGMAIGVLLLGSLGDTLKDYFITNPYIDINTAIMATFILIVAGAIAGYIPAKRAARIKPIVALRDE, from the coding sequence ATGTTTAGTAGAGACCTTTGGAAAGAGATTTTTGAGACCATTAGCAAAAACAGACTACGGACATTTTTGTCAGGTTTTACAGTGGCTTTGGGGATTCTGATATTTGTGGTTTTGTATGGTTTTGGAAACGGTCTTAAAAACACCTTTAATGAGTTTTTCATGGATGATGCTACCAACACATTCTTCGTGTTTGCCGGTAGAACTTCGATGCCCTATAAAGGTTTTAAGTCTAACAGGAATATTGAATTTAAGAATGACGACCTTGATGATATTAAACAAAACTTTCCGATGTTCCTTGAGTATATAACTCCAAGGATCAGCAGAAACGTATTGGTGAAATATAAAGGTGAGTCCAATAATTATAATACCCGTGCAGTTGGTCCTGCCCATCAGTATAATGAAAAGACTATAATGATGAGTGGACGGTATATTAATGAGAATGACGTACTGGAACGTACCCGGTATGCGGTTATAGGCCGATTGGTAGAAAAAGACCTTTTCGGATCTGTTAATTCCGTCGGAAAATATATTGATCTGGGGGGGCGGGCATTTAAAGTAATAGGAGTTTTTCAAGACGATGGCGGCGATAATGAAGAGAGGTATATTTATATACCATATACGACCAGGCAACTTATTGAAAAAAATACGGATAAGATAGATCAGATCGTCCTCGGGTTCAAACAGGAAATAGGGTATGCAGGAGCAATGGCTTTTGAAAAGAGCCTGAACAAATTCCTGAAAGAAAAACATAATATAAGTCCGGAAGACCAGCGAGCTATCTTTATTAGAAATGTAGCAGATCAACTGAAGCAAAATCAGCAATTTGCAGGAGTATTACAGCTTATAGTTTTGTTTGTAGCGTTTGGTACGATCATCGCAGGTGTCATCGGGATAAGCAATATAATGGTGTTTATAGTGAAAGAACGCACGAAAGAGATTGGAGTTCGTAAAGCCCTTGGAGCAACACCAAGGGCGGTGATCTCAATGATACTACTCGAAGCTGTTTTTATAACAACCATTGCAGGTTATATAGGAATGGCCATCGGGGTGCTGCTGCTGGGATCTTTAGGAGATACCCTGAAGGATTACTTTATTACGAATCCTTATATAGATATTAATACAGCAATCATGGCAACCTTTATTTTAATCGTGGCAGGGGCTATAGCAGGGTACATTCCTGCAAAGCGGGCAGCTAGGATTAAACCAATAGTTGCGCTAAGAGACGAATAG
- a CDS encoding ABC transporter ATP-binding protein has protein sequence MIEINDLHKSYKMGSNVLHVLKGINFSVKEGELVAIMGSSGSGKSTLLNILGMLDTMDSGSYMLDGVPIKNLNETKAAQYRNKFLGFIFQSFNLINYKTALENVALPLYYQRMPRKERLEKALKYLERVGLKEWAHHHPNELSGGQKQRVAIARAMAAEPKVLLADEPTGALDSKTSYEVMDLIQKINEEGNTILVVTHEPDIAKMCKRIVHLKDGVIEKDEMVNQVMAAEYV, from the coding sequence ATGATTGAAATTAATGATCTGCATAAGTCCTATAAGATGGGGTCTAATGTGTTGCATGTACTTAAAGGAATAAACTTCTCTGTTAAAGAGGGAGAGCTGGTAGCAATCATGGGTTCTTCCGGTTCCGGAAAATCTACACTTTTGAACATATTGGGGATGCTGGATACTATGGATTCGGGTTCATATATGCTGGATGGAGTGCCTATCAAAAACCTTAATGAAACCAAAGCGGCCCAGTACCGGAACAAATTCCTGGGGTTTATCTTCCAGTCATTCAACCTGATAAATTATAAAACAGCTCTTGAAAATGTGGCTCTGCCTTTGTATTATCAAAGAATGCCCCGAAAAGAACGTCTGGAAAAAGCTTTAAAGTACCTCGAAAGGGTAGGACTTAAAGAATGGGCGCATCATCACCCTAATGAACTTTCCGGAGGACAAAAACAACGTGTTGCCATAGCAAGAGCAATGGCAGCAGAACCGAAAGTACTTCTTGCCGATGAGCCAACCGGTGCATTAGATAGTAAAACCTCATATGAAGTTATGGACCTGATCCAGAAAATCAATGAAGAAGGGAATACTATTTTGGTAGTTACACACGAACCGGATATTGCCAAAATGTGTAAACGTATCGTTCATCTCAAGGACGGGGTTATTGAAAAAGATGAAATGGTTAATCAGGTAATGGCTGCTGAATATGTTTAG
- a CDS encoding DUF420 domain-containing protein has translation MSEVTTIEKKYNKWIVILSVVIPLVVALLFGVKLKDYGVNVEPLTFLPPIYATINGITALVLIIAFVAVKNGKLKLHENLMKLCIALSVSFLVMYVAYHMTSDSTPFGGEGTIRYLYFFILVSHIVLSIAIIPLVLITYVKALAEVFDKHKKIARIAFPIWLYVAVTGVVVYLMISPYYA, from the coding sequence ATGAGCGAAGTAACAACAATAGAAAAAAAGTACAATAAATGGATCGTCATTCTGTCTGTAGTGATCCCTTTGGTTGTAGCTTTACTATTTGGTGTCAAGTTGAAAGATTATGGAGTGAATGTTGAGCCGTTAACGTTCCTTCCACCCATATATGCTACCATAAACGGAATTACAGCTTTGGTCTTGATCATTGCTTTTGTAGCCGTAAAAAACGGAAAACTAAAGCTCCACGAAAACTTAATGAAGCTGTGTATCGCTTTGTCTGTTAGTTTCCTGGTGATGTATGTAGCTTATCATATGACCTCGGATTCTACTCCGTTTGGTGGTGAAGGTACCATCCGTTATCTGTACTTTTTTATACTGGTCTCTCATATAGTGCTCTCTATTGCGATCATTCCCTTAGTGCTGATTACGTATGTGAAAGCTTTAGCTGAAGTTTTCGATAAACACAAAAAAATTGCGAGAATAGCATTTCCGATATGGTTGTATGTGGCGGTAACCGGAGTAGTGGTATACTTGATGATATCTCCATATTATGCTTAA
- a CDS encoding SCO family protein, whose protein sequence is MKNKSYIFGIIIVVLIIGFIAGREIVHRVQGDGIVDDDRHKVGQKKAELVKLGKVPPFEFVNQDNEVISSANYSGKVYVVEFFFTTCPTICPIMNTNMLKLQEAFKSENDFGVASFTINPKGDTPEVLKEYAERYGITHPNWHLLTGDIDKIYGLSNAGFNLYAGENPNVEGGFEHSGLFALIDKYGNIRCRKDQFGNPKVYYDGVGENGNGGDIELLKEDIEQLLSE, encoded by the coding sequence GTGAAAAACAAGTCGTATATATTCGGGATCATTATTGTTGTTTTAATTATCGGCTTTATAGCAGGCCGCGAAATCGTTCATAGAGTTCAAGGCGATGGTATAGTAGATGATGACCGCCATAAGGTTGGGCAAAAAAAAGCGGAATTGGTGAAACTTGGCAAGGTACCGCCGTTTGAGTTTGTAAATCAGGATAACGAAGTTATTTCAAGTGCTAACTATAGCGGTAAGGTCTATGTTGTAGAGTTTTTCTTTACCACTTGCCCTACGATATGCCCTATCATGAATACAAATATGTTGAAATTGCAAGAAGCCTTTAAATCCGAAAACGATTTTGGGGTGGCTTCTTTTACCATCAACCCGAAAGGCGATACGCCTGAAGTACTGAAAGAGTATGCTGAAAGGTATGGGATAACACATCCTAACTGGCATTTGCTCACGGGGGATATCGATAAGATATACGGATTGTCTAATGCAGGTTTTAATCTGTATGCCGGAGAGAACCCGAATGTTGAAGGCGGTTTTGAACATTCCGGACTTTTTGCCTTGATAGATAAGTACGGGAATATCAGATGCCGTAAAGACCAGTTCGGTAATCCAAAAGTGTATTATGACGGAGTTGGAGAAAACGGGAATGGCGGAGATATAGAATTGCTAAAAGAAGATATAGAACAACTTTTAAGTGAATAA
- a CDS encoding cytochrome C oxidase subunit IV family protein, which translates to MAHDNHKLAIFRGTLKFKSNVQKIWGVLILLSIITAIEVALGIVRPEWSLSKVLGMKLLNWIFIILTIVKAYYIAWDFMHLRDEKAGFKWSLVLPLVILIPYLVFILLVEGDYIYEVYKDGFVTWNF; encoded by the coding sequence ATGGCACACGATAATCATAAACTGGCAATTTTTAGAGGAACATTAAAGTTTAAAAGTAATGTTCAGAAAATATGGGGTGTATTAATATTACTCTCTATAATTACAGCTATTGAAGTTGCATTGGGTATAGTTAGACCGGAATGGTCGCTGAGCAAGGTGTTAGGAATGAAATTGCTTAACTGGATATTTATCATTCTTACAATTGTGAAAGCATACTATATTGCCTGGGACTTTATGCACCTGCGCGATGAAAAGGCAGGCTTTAAATGGTCTTTGGTTTTACCTTTGGTAATCTTGATACCTTACTTGGTTTTTATCCTTTTGGTGGAAGGAGATTACATCTATGAAGTTTATAAAGATGGATTCGTTACTTGGAATTTCTAG
- a CDS encoding cytochrome c oxidase subunit 3, translating to MEATVTTESNEKVWGGGNEPLKASYGKMMMWFFIVSDALTFSGFLVAYGFSRFKFIEIWPIADEVFTHVPFFHGNYPMYYVAFMTFILITSSVTMVLAVDAGHKMNKTRVTWYMFATIIGGLIFVGSQAWEWATFIKGDYGAVETKGGNILQFVNADNGKRIALKDFAATIPGERERLERKDAYWFQSEGTLPSFTVNEVIEGVKTHPNVLVKTAYFDESGHKKQVLSREESLEALKDARLVVEGANLTRNEYGHPLFADFFFFITGFHGFHVFSGIVINIIIFFNVIIGTYERRGHYEMVEKVGLYWHFVDLVWVFVFTFFYLV from the coding sequence ATGGAAGCTACGGTTACTACAGAATCTAACGAAAAAGTTTGGGGTGGCGGAAACGAACCGTTAAAAGCAAGTTATGGTAAAATGATGATGTGGTTTTTCATCGTTTCGGATGCTTTGACATTTTCAGGCTTTTTAGTTGCTTACGGATTCTCAAGATTCAAGTTCATCGAAATATGGCCGATTGCCGATGAAGTTTTTACGCACGTACCATTTTTTCATGGTAATTACCCTATGTACTATGTTGCATTTATGACATTTATCCTTATCACATCATCTGTAACGATGGTGTTGGCAGTAGATGCAGGTCATAAAATGAATAAAACCAGAGTAACATGGTATATGTTTGCTACGATTATAGGAGGTTTGATATTCGTTGGGTCTCAGGCATGGGAGTGGGCAACATTCATTAAAGGCGATTATGGTGCAGTAGAAACTAAAGGAGGAAACATCCTTCAGTTTGTCAACGCAGACAACGGCAAGAGAATAGCGCTAAAAGATTTCGCTGCTACCATCCCGGGTGAAAGAGAAAGGTTAGAACGTAAGGATGCTTACTGGTTCCAGTCAGAAGGAACGCTTCCGTCATTTACGGTTAATGAAGTAATAGAAGGGGTTAAGACTCATCCGAATGTATTGGTTAAAACAGCTTATTTTGATGAATCTGGCCATAAAAAGCAAGTGCTTTCAAGAGAAGAATCGTTAGAAGCTTTAAAAGACGCAAGATTGGTCGTAGAAGGAGCCAACCTTACACGTAACGAATACGGACATCCGTTGTTTGCCGATTTCTTCTTTTTCATTACAGGTTTCCACGGGTTTCACGTATTTTCAGGGATAGTGATCAATATCATCATCTTCTTTAATGTGATCATCGGAACATATGAACGAAGAGGCCACTATGAAATGGTCGAAAAAGTAGGGTTGTACTGGCACTTTGTAGATTTAGTGTGGGTATTCGTATTTACATTCTTCTATCTTGTATAA
- a CDS encoding cytochrome c oxidase subunit 3 produces the protein MDLTQGTFQEKQGRAKKMMLWFGMVSLAMMFAGLTSAYVVSKSRPDWISDFRIPTSFFISTAAILFSSLTFHLAKKAVQNGNRSKTTMLLLLTLGLGIAFVVLQFVGFSEVIAEGYYFTGSESTITTSFLYAIVFSHIVHVIVGLLVLLGVIYNHFKEKYKPGQTLGLELGAMFWHFLDFLWVYLILFFYFFR, from the coding sequence ATGGATTTAACTCAAGGGACTTTTCAGGAGAAGCAGGGAAGAGCAAAAAAAATGATGCTTTGGTTTGGTATGGTAAGTTTAGCCATGATGTTTGCAGGGCTTACAAGTGCTTATGTCGTTAGTAAATCAAGGCCGGACTGGATTTCAGATTTCCGGATTCCGACTTCGTTTTTTATCAGTACGGCGGCAATATTGTTCAGCAGTCTTACTTTTCATCTGGCAAAAAAGGCTGTTCAAAACGGCAACAGGTCAAAAACAACTATGTTGCTGTTGCTGACACTGGGTCTGGGTATAGCTTTTGTGGTTTTGCAATTTGTTGGTTTTTCTGAAGTTATTGCTGAAGGATACTATTTCACGGGTAGTGAAAGTACAATAACAACCTCATTTTTATATGCAATCGTTTTTTCGCATATAGTGCACGTAATTGTCGGATTACTGGTGCTTTTGGGGGTAATTTATAATCATTTTAAAGAAAAGTATAAACCCGGTCAAACCCTTGGTTTAGAGTTGGGTGCGATGTTTTGGCACTTTCTTGACTTTTTATGGGTGTACTTGATTTTATTTTTCTATTTCTTTAGATAA
- the cyoE gene encoding heme o synthase, with product MKTALSTATKTPSFALLFDDFKQITKVGLSVSVVFSSLAGYVLGADQIQWQSLFLLAIGGYFMVGASNTFNQIIEKDLDALMKRTRNRPIPSGRMSVQSAFVIACLFTVCGIVALYVVNPKTAMFGAVSIFMYTCLYTPLKTRSPLAVFVGAFPGAIPFMLGWVAATNDFGIEPGTLFMIQFFWQFPHFWAIGWMLDEDYKKAGFKMLPTGKKDKGTALQIIMYTIWMLIISVFPATGLTGSLTLSVPAAAIIFGLGMVMLVFAFKLYQNQDNKAARNLMLASVLYITVIQVVYVIDKFLS from the coding sequence ATGAAAACTGCATTGAGTACTGCTACAAAGACACCATCGTTTGCCCTGCTTTTTGATGATTTTAAACAGATTACCAAAGTTGGTCTGTCGGTTAGTGTGGTGTTCTCTTCATTGGCAGGATACGTTTTAGGGGCTGACCAGATTCAGTGGCAATCCTTGTTCTTGCTTGCTATTGGCGGGTATTTTATGGTTGGTGCTTCCAATACTTTTAACCAGATAATAGAGAAAGATTTGGATGCGTTAATGAAACGTACCAGAAACAGGCCGATACCGTCGGGAAGAATGTCTGTGCAATCAGCCTTTGTAATAGCATGTCTGTTTACCGTATGCGGAATTGTTGCTCTGTATGTAGTGAACCCCAAAACAGCAATGTTCGGCGCTGTTTCAATATTTATGTACACTTGTTTGTATACACCCTTAAAAACGAGATCCCCGCTGGCCGTATTTGTAGGGGCTTTTCCGGGAGCGATTCCGTTTATGTTGGGGTGGGTGGCTGCTACAAATGATTTCGGCATAGAGCCCGGTACCTTGTTCATGATCCAGTTTTTCTGGCAGTTTCCGCACTTCTGGGCCATCGGATGGATGCTGGATGAAGACTATAAAAAGGCTGGGTTTAAAATGTTGCCTACAGGCAAAAAAGATAAAGGAACAGCACTGCAAATTATAATGTATACCATTTGGATGCTGATCATTTCCGTATTTCCTGCTACCGGACTTACCGGAAGTTTAACACTCTCCGTTCCTGCTGCTGCGATCATTTTTGGTTTGGGAATGGTGATGTTGGTTTTTGCATTTAAACTCTATCAGAATCAGGATAATAAAGCAGCAAGAAATTTAATGTTGGCAAGCGTATTGTATATTACCGTGATACAGGTGGTATATGTTATAGATAAATTTTTAAGTTAG
- a CDS encoding energy transducer TonB → MKTNTSNLNESRGHDSRLTKPSKQDANLPKNGVLRFQIGLIIGLAAAYFAIEATFAVTDYVNTEPVVVEDDEVYELTDYRLEKNPEKKIEPQKKMSEFIDEVNVVDNEAAVEEKDEYKDEPVFEDDITLSGIDYEDVKHEEPPVVPWEKVEFVPLFPGCESLPGNEERKKCMNDAINRIVQENFDSSLAGAYGLEGIQRIYAQFKIDQNGKVVDVKVRAPHKVLEDETRRVIELIPDMEPGKQRDRNVSVVFLKPIVFKVQ, encoded by the coding sequence ATGAAAACAAACACTAGCAATTTAAACGAGTCTCGTGGCCATGATTCGCGTTTAACAAAGCCTTCTAAGCAAGATGCTAATTTACCAAAAAATGGCGTCTTAAGATTTCAAATTGGATTAATAATAGGTTTGGCAGCTGCATATTTTGCTATCGAAGCAACTTTTGCGGTCACTGATTATGTGAATACAGAGCCGGTTGTTGTTGAAGATGATGAGGTTTACGAGCTGACTGATTACAGGCTGGAGAAGAATCCTGAAAAAAAGATCGAGCCGCAGAAAAAAATGTCTGAGTTTATCGATGAAGTTAATGTGGTGGATAACGAAGCAGCTGTAGAAGAAAAAGATGAATATAAAGACGAGCCGGTATTTGAAGACGATATAACGTTGAGTGGCATTGATTATGAGGATGTGAAACACGAAGAGCCTCCTGTTGTGCCCTGGGAGAAGGTAGAGTTTGTTCCGCTTTTTCCGGGTTGCGAATCGTTGCCCGGTAATGAGGAACGAAAGAAATGTATGAACGATGCTATAAACCGGATCGTTCAAGAGAATTTTGATAGCTCGTTGGCAGGAGCGTATGGTTTAGAAGGAATTCAACGCATCTATGCCCAGTTTAAAATAGATCAGAATGGAAAGGTTGTGGATGTAAAAGTCCGTGCACCTCATAAGGTCCTGGAAGATGAGACCAGGCGTGTTATTGAGCTGATTCCGGACATGGAGCCCGGAAAACAGCGAGACCGGAATGTGTCTGTGGTTTTTTTAAAACCAATCGTGTTTAAAGTACAGTAA
- a CDS encoding energy transducer TonB yields MEPKKNPKADLTRNSGLYFAIGLALVMLITWRAIEWKKYDKTDYDVASSEMLEDLEEDIPITQQLKQPPPPPPPAAPEVIEVVEDEEEVEETEIESTETDQSEEIVEVEEVEVAEEPVDVDVPFTVIEDKPMFPDCKNVPKSQQFQCFKENLDKHVRKNFRYPEAAQEMGIQGRVYVQFRINKDGSITIMNTRGPDKSLEEEAKRIINKLPKLIPGKQRGRPTSVTFAYPIVFKLN; encoded by the coding sequence ATGGAACCTAAGAAAAATCCGAAAGCCGATTTAACCAGAAACAGTGGGCTCTACTTTGCCATAGGGTTGGCCTTGGTTATGTTAATTACCTGGAGGGCAATCGAATGGAAGAAGTACGATAAGACAGATTATGATGTGGCGTCTTCAGAGATGTTGGAAGACCTTGAAGAAGATATTCCGATCACACAACAATTAAAGCAGCCACCGCCACCGCCGCCACCGGCAGCACCGGAAGTTATAGAGGTTGTTGAAGATGAGGAAGAAGTAGAAGAGACAGAGATCGAGTCTACTGAAACAGATCAGTCTGAAGAAATTGTCGAGGTAGAAGAGGTGGAAGTGGCAGAAGAGCCGGTAGATGTGGATGTGCCTTTTACAGTAATTGAAGACAAGCCGATGTTCCCGGACTGTAAGAACGTTCCGAAATCTCAGCAGTTCCAGTGTTTTAAAGAGAATCTTGATAAACATGTAAGAAAGAATTTCCGTTACCCCGAGGCTGCTCAGGAAATGGGAATCCAGGGAAGGGTATATGTACAGTTTAGGATTAATAAGGATGGTTCTATTACTATAATGAATACCAGAGGGCCGGACAAGAGCCTGGAGGAAGAAGCCAAGCGGATTATCAACAAATTACCTAAATTGATACCGGGTAAACAAAGAGGTAGACCTACCTCGGTAACTTTTGCCTATCCTATAGTGTTTAAGTTGAATTAG
- a CDS encoding VanZ family protein produces the protein MLKKGKLIIFIAVSWTVFITISSLLSFKELPKPGFQVSDKVVHAGIYFVFSVLWYLVLVKRVKKHLFLKIVAISALYGIVIEVFQYIMPYNRSFELLDIVANCCGILLGIVAVKLFFQPKQVKKKK, from the coding sequence GTGCTTAAAAAAGGAAAACTTATTATTTTTATAGCTGTAAGCTGGACCGTCTTTATAACGATATCCAGCTTATTGTCTTTTAAAGAACTTCCGAAGCCGGGTTTTCAGGTTTCAGACAAAGTGGTGCATGCGGGTATTTATTTTGTCTTTTCTGTTTTGTGGTATCTGGTTTTGGTCAAGCGTGTTAAAAAACACCTGTTCCTCAAAATTGTTGCAATTAGCGCTTTGTATGGTATAGTTATTGAGGTATTTCAGTATATAATGCCTTATAACAGAAGTTTTGAACTTTTAGATATTGTGGCTAATTGCTGCGGTATATTGTTGGGGATTGTGGCAGTGAAACTGTTTTTTCAGCCGAAGCAGGTTAAAAAGAAAAAATAA
- the gcvH gene encoding glycine cleavage system protein GcvH, whose translation MNIPSELKYTKDHEWIKIEGDVATVGITDFAQKELGDIVYVEVETVDETLDKEEVFGTVEAVKTVSDLFLPLSGEIIEFNESLEGEPENVNTDPYGEGWMIKIKFSDTSEIEDLLDSEAYKELIGA comes from the coding sequence ATGAATATTCCATCAGAATTAAAATACACCAAAGATCACGAGTGGATTAAGATTGAAGGTGATGTTGCAACTGTAGGTATTACAGATTTTGCTCAGAAAGAACTTGGAGATATTGTTTATGTTGAAGTAGAAACTGTCGATGAAACTTTAGACAAAGAAGAGGTTTTTGGCACAGTGGAAGCTGTTAAAACAGTATCGGATTTATTTTTACCACTTTCAGGTGAGATTATCGAGTTTAATGAAAGCCTGGAAGGTGAACCGGAGAATGTGAATACAGATCCTTATGGTGAAGGATGGATGATCAAAATTAAATTTTCTGACACGTCAGAGATTGAAGACCTTTTGGATAGTGAAGCTTATAAAGAGCTTATAGGTGCTTAA